The following proteins are encoded in a genomic region of Cervus elaphus chromosome 15, mCerEla1.1, whole genome shotgun sequence:
- the ZNF511 gene encoding zinc finger protein 511 isoform X1: MQLPPALHARLAGAPGAAAPLPVQRDHLAGNAPFRFAARQVRFPREHEFFEDGDVQRHLYLQDVITQVAAEPERPRVPEFTCQVAGCCQAFDALEDYEHHYHTLHGNVCSSCKRAFPSGHLLDTHILEWHDSLFQILAERQDMYQCLVEGCAEKFRTGRDRKEHLVTHHLYPADFRFDKPRKGGGYVAGLAEAASWAQQARECADSCHLTSRPASQVSTEAPGEDQAPPEGDAMEVCSEHAEAHPEPPRERRVYGHRIPSTICFGQGASRGFKSTKKKSKRL, encoded by the exons ATGCAGCTGCCGCCCGCCCTGCACGCCCGCCTGGCGGGAGCCCCTGGGGCGGCCGCGCCGCTGCCCGTGCAGCGGGACCACCTGGCCGGGAACGCGCCCTTCCGCTTCGCGGCGCGCCAGGTGCGCTTCCCGCGGGAGCACGAATTCTTCGAG GACGGGGACGTGCAGAGGCACCTCTACCTCCAGGATGTGATTACGCAGGTGGCTGCGGAGCCGGAGAGGCCCAG GGTGCCCGAGTTCACCTGTCAGGTGGCTGGCTGCTGCCAGGCGTTTGACGCCCTGGAGGACTATGAGCACCACTACCACACCCTGCACGGAAACGTCTGCTCCTCCTGTAAGCGGGCCTTCCCCTCTGGGCACCTGCTGGACACCCACATCCTGGAGTGGCACGACTCGCTGTTCCAGATCCTGGCCGAGCGGCAGGACATG TACCAGTGCCTAGTGGAGGGCTGCGCGGAGAAGTTCAGGACCGGCAGAGACCGGAAGGAGCACCTGGTGACGCACCACCTCTACCCTGCAGACTTCCGCTTTGACAAGCCGAGGAAGGGCGGAGGGTATGTGGCGGGGCTCGCGGAGGCCGCCTCCTGGGCTCAGCAGGCCCGAGAGTGTGCAGACTCCTGTCACCTAACGTCACG CCCAGCCTCGCAGGTGTCGACAGAAGCCCCAGGGGAGGACCAGGCACCCCCTGAAGGAGATGCCATGGAAGTCTGCTCTGAACACGCAGAGGCCCACCCGGAACCTCCAAGAGAGAGGCGGGTCTACGGCCACAG GATACCGTCAACCATCTGTTTCGGGCAGGGTGCCTCTCGAGGATTTAAAAGCACCAAGAAGAAAAGCAAGCGCCTGTGA
- the ZNF511 gene encoding zinc finger protein 511 isoform X3 has translation MQLPPALHARLAGAPGAAAPLPVQRDHLAGNAPFRFAARQVRFPREHEFFEDGDVQRHLYLQDVITQVAAEPERPRVPEFTCQVAGCCQAFDALEDYEHHYHTLHGNVCSSCKRAFPSGHLLDTHILEWHDSLFQILAERQDMYQCLVEGCAEKFRTGRDRKEHLVTHHLYPADFRFDKPRKGGGPASQVSTEAPGEDQAPPEGDAMEVCSEHAEAHPEPPRERRVYGHRIPSTICFGQGASRGFKSTKKKSKRL, from the exons ATGCAGCTGCCGCCCGCCCTGCACGCCCGCCTGGCGGGAGCCCCTGGGGCGGCCGCGCCGCTGCCCGTGCAGCGGGACCACCTGGCCGGGAACGCGCCCTTCCGCTTCGCGGCGCGCCAGGTGCGCTTCCCGCGGGAGCACGAATTCTTCGAG GACGGGGACGTGCAGAGGCACCTCTACCTCCAGGATGTGATTACGCAGGTGGCTGCGGAGCCGGAGAGGCCCAG GGTGCCCGAGTTCACCTGTCAGGTGGCTGGCTGCTGCCAGGCGTTTGACGCCCTGGAGGACTATGAGCACCACTACCACACCCTGCACGGAAACGTCTGCTCCTCCTGTAAGCGGGCCTTCCCCTCTGGGCACCTGCTGGACACCCACATCCTGGAGTGGCACGACTCGCTGTTCCAGATCCTGGCCGAGCGGCAGGACATG TACCAGTGCCTAGTGGAGGGCTGCGCGGAGAAGTTCAGGACCGGCAGAGACCGGAAGGAGCACCTGGTGACGCACCACCTCTACCCTGCAGACTTCCGCTTTGACAAGCCGAGGAAGGGCGGAGG CCCAGCCTCGCAGGTGTCGACAGAAGCCCCAGGGGAGGACCAGGCACCCCCTGAAGGAGATGCCATGGAAGTCTGCTCTGAACACGCAGAGGCCCACCCGGAACCTCCAAGAGAGAGGCGGGTCTACGGCCACAG GATACCGTCAACCATCTGTTTCGGGCAGGGTGCCTCTCGAGGATTTAAAAGCACCAAGAAGAAAAGCAAGCGCCTGTGA
- the ZNF511 gene encoding zinc finger protein 511 isoform X2: MQLPPALHARLAGAPGAAAPLPVQRDHLAGNAPFRFAARQVRFPREHEFFEDGDVQRHLYLQDVITQVAAEPERPRVPEFTCQVAGCCQAFDALEDYEHHYHTLHGNVCSSCKRAFPSGHLLDTHILEWHDSLFQILAERQDMCLVEGCAEKFRTGRDRKEHLVTHHLYPADFRFDKPRKGGGYVAGLAEAASWAQQARECADSCHLTSRPASQVSTEAPGEDQAPPEGDAMEVCSEHAEAHPEPPRERRVYGHRIPSTICFGQGASRGFKSTKKKSKRL; this comes from the exons ATGCAGCTGCCGCCCGCCCTGCACGCCCGCCTGGCGGGAGCCCCTGGGGCGGCCGCGCCGCTGCCCGTGCAGCGGGACCACCTGGCCGGGAACGCGCCCTTCCGCTTCGCGGCGCGCCAGGTGCGCTTCCCGCGGGAGCACGAATTCTTCGAG GACGGGGACGTGCAGAGGCACCTCTACCTCCAGGATGTGATTACGCAGGTGGCTGCGGAGCCGGAGAGGCCCAG GGTGCCCGAGTTCACCTGTCAGGTGGCTGGCTGCTGCCAGGCGTTTGACGCCCTGGAGGACTATGAGCACCACTACCACACCCTGCACGGAAACGTCTGCTCCTCCTGTAAGCGGGCCTTCCCCTCTGGGCACCTGCTGGACACCCACATCCTGGAGTGGCACGACTCGCTGTTCCAGATCCTGGCCGAGCGGCAGGACATG TGCCTAGTGGAGGGCTGCGCGGAGAAGTTCAGGACCGGCAGAGACCGGAAGGAGCACCTGGTGACGCACCACCTCTACCCTGCAGACTTCCGCTTTGACAAGCCGAGGAAGGGCGGAGGGTATGTGGCGGGGCTCGCGGAGGCCGCCTCCTGGGCTCAGCAGGCCCGAGAGTGTGCAGACTCCTGTCACCTAACGTCACG CCCAGCCTCGCAGGTGTCGACAGAAGCCCCAGGGGAGGACCAGGCACCCCCTGAAGGAGATGCCATGGAAGTCTGCTCTGAACACGCAGAGGCCCACCCGGAACCTCCAAGAGAGAGGCGGGTCTACGGCCACAG GATACCGTCAACCATCTGTTTCGGGCAGGGTGCCTCTCGAGGATTTAAAAGCACCAAGAAGAAAAGCAAGCGCCTGTGA
- the ZNF511 gene encoding zinc finger protein 511 isoform X4 translates to MQLPPALHARLAGAPGAAAPLPVQRDHLAGNAPFRFAARQVRFPREHEFFEDGDVQRHLYLQDVITQVAAEPERPRVPEFTCQVAGCCQAFDALEDYEHHYHTLHGNVCSSCKRAFPSGHLLDTHILEWHDSLFQILAERQDMCLVEGCAEKFRTGRDRKEHLVTHHLYPADFRFDKPRKGGGPASQVSTEAPGEDQAPPEGDAMEVCSEHAEAHPEPPRERRVYGHRIPSTICFGQGASRGFKSTKKKSKRL, encoded by the exons ATGCAGCTGCCGCCCGCCCTGCACGCCCGCCTGGCGGGAGCCCCTGGGGCGGCCGCGCCGCTGCCCGTGCAGCGGGACCACCTGGCCGGGAACGCGCCCTTCCGCTTCGCGGCGCGCCAGGTGCGCTTCCCGCGGGAGCACGAATTCTTCGAG GACGGGGACGTGCAGAGGCACCTCTACCTCCAGGATGTGATTACGCAGGTGGCTGCGGAGCCGGAGAGGCCCAG GGTGCCCGAGTTCACCTGTCAGGTGGCTGGCTGCTGCCAGGCGTTTGACGCCCTGGAGGACTATGAGCACCACTACCACACCCTGCACGGAAACGTCTGCTCCTCCTGTAAGCGGGCCTTCCCCTCTGGGCACCTGCTGGACACCCACATCCTGGAGTGGCACGACTCGCTGTTCCAGATCCTGGCCGAGCGGCAGGACATG TGCCTAGTGGAGGGCTGCGCGGAGAAGTTCAGGACCGGCAGAGACCGGAAGGAGCACCTGGTGACGCACCACCTCTACCCTGCAGACTTCCGCTTTGACAAGCCGAGGAAGGGCGGAGG CCCAGCCTCGCAGGTGTCGACAGAAGCCCCAGGGGAGGACCAGGCACCCCCTGAAGGAGATGCCATGGAAGTCTGCTCTGAACACGCAGAGGCCCACCCGGAACCTCCAAGAGAGAGGCGGGTCTACGGCCACAG GATACCGTCAACCATCTGTTTCGGGCAGGGTGCCTCTCGAGGATTTAAAAGCACCAAGAAGAAAAGCAAGCGCCTGTGA